In a genomic window of Candidatus Competibacteraceae bacterium:
- a CDS encoding DUF485 domain-containing protein, with product MQQDLVHAIKSNPKYHELLSKRKAFAWMLAFVMLVIYYGFILIVAFNKEFLGQPLSPGSITTVGIPVGLGVIISAFVLTGIYVFRANSEFDRLTREIKEEVL from the coding sequence ATGCAACAAGATCTAGTACACGCCATAAAAAGCAATCCCAAATATCACGAGCTGCTCTCGAAACGTAAAGCGTTTGCCTGGATGCTGGCCTTCGTCATGCTGGTGATCTATTACGGCTTCATCCTGATCGTCGCTTTCAACAAAGAGTTCCTCGGCCAACCGCTGTCGCCCGGCTCCATCACCACGGTCGGAATTCCAGTCGGCTTGGGCGTCATCATCAGCGCCTTCGTGCTCACCGGCATCTACGTGTTCCGCGCCAACTCGGAATTCGACCGGCTGACCCGCGAAATCAAGGAGGAAGTGCTATGA
- a CDS encoding arginine--tRNA ligase, giving the protein MKTHLQALMTQALEALLRDGLLAGEPPTDIPLERARDRTHGDFASAIALMLAKTARRKPRELAERIVAALPESDRVANVEIAGPGFINFFLTPTAYHGILADILEQGDAFGRGSLGAGRRVQVEFVSANPTGPLHVGHGRGAAFGATVANLLDAIGYQVHREYYVNDAGRQMNILAVSIWLRYLEHCGERLTFPSNGYRGDYVREIATRIYAEHGGAYVLPSARVFQGLPADETQDEAGHQVAGGDKETYIDALVERARTLLGERRYGFIFDLGLKTILADIRDDLRDFGVVYEHWYSERTLEHSGVVDQSLERLRAAGYLYEQEGALWFRSSAFGDEKDRVVRRENGQTTYFASDIAYHLEKFERGFDWVIDVWGADHHGYVPRIKATLQALGENPDRLAVLLVQFAILYRNGERAPMSTRSGEFVTLRELRREIGNDAARFFYVMRKSEQHLDFDLDLAKSQSKDNPVYYIQYAHARVCSVLRQLREKGLSRDEARGNANLGLLVEPHEELLLVALSRYPEVVEAAALAHEPHQLAHYLRELANAFHTYYNEHRVLVTDDALRDARLNLSVATRQIIKNGLSLLGVSAPEVM; this is encoded by the coding sequence TTGAAAACGCACCTGCAAGCCCTGATGACTCAAGCGCTCGAAGCGTTGCTTCGGGACGGCTTATTGGCGGGCGAGCCGCCGACCGATATTCCGCTGGAGCGCGCTCGCGACCGAACTCACGGTGATTTTGCCAGCGCTATCGCCCTGATGCTGGCAAAAACCGCGCGCCGCAAACCTCGCGAGTTGGCCGAGCGCATCGTCGCCGCGCTCCCCGAGTCCGACCGCGTGGCCAACGTGGAAATCGCGGGGCCCGGCTTCATCAATTTTTTTCTGACGCCCACCGCCTATCACGGAATCCTCGCGGACATTCTCGAACAAGGCGATGCCTTCGGTCGCGGTTCGCTCGGCGCGGGCCGGCGGGTGCAAGTGGAATTCGTTTCCGCCAATCCGACCGGCCCCTTGCACGTCGGCCACGGGCGCGGCGCGGCCTTCGGCGCCACCGTCGCCAACCTGCTGGACGCCATCGGCTATCAGGTCCACCGGGAATATTACGTCAACGATGCCGGGCGGCAGATGAACATTCTCGCCGTCAGCATCTGGTTGCGCTATCTCGAACACTGCGGCGAACGGCTCACTTTTCCCAGCAACGGCTATCGGGGCGACTACGTGCGCGAGATCGCCACCCGGATTTACGCCGAGCACGGCGGCGCCTACGTGCTGCCGTCGGCGCGGGTTTTTCAGGGCCTGCCGGCGGATGAAACTCAGGATGAAGCCGGCCATCAGGTCGCTGGAGGCGATAAGGAAACCTATATCGACGCACTGGTCGAACGCGCGCGAACGCTTCTCGGCGAGCGCCGTTACGGCTTCATCTTCGACTTGGGCCTCAAGACCATCCTCGCCGATATCCGCGACGATCTGCGGGACTTTGGGGTGGTCTACGAGCACTGGTACTCGGAACGCACCCTGGAGCACAGCGGCGTGGTCGATCAGTCGCTCGAACGACTGCGCGCCGCCGGTTATCTTTACGAGCAAGAGGGCGCGCTGTGGTTTCGTTCCAGCGCCTTCGGCGATGAAAAGGATCGGGTGGTGCGGCGCGAAAACGGTCAAACGACGTACTTCGCGTCGGATATCGCCTACCACCTGGAAAAATTCGAACGGGGTTTCGACTGGGTGATCGATGTCTGGGGCGCCGATCACCACGGCTACGTACCCCGCATCAAGGCGACGCTGCAAGCGCTGGGAGAAAACCCGGACCGCCTGGCGGTGTTACTGGTGCAATTCGCCATCCTTTACCGCAACGGCGAACGGGCGCCGATGTCTACCCGCTCCGGTGAGTTCGTCACCTTGCGCGAACTGCGCCGGGAGATCGGCAACGATGCCGCCCGTTTCTTCTACGTGATGCGCAAGAGCGAGCAACATCTGGACTTCGATCTCGATCTGGCCAAGTCGCAATCGAAAGACAATCCCGTATACTATATTCAGTACGCTCACGCTCGGGTTTGTAGCGTGCTCAGGCAATTGCGCGAAAAAGGTCTAAGCCGCGACGAGGCGCGTGGCAACGCCAATCTGGGGCTGCTGGTCGAACCGCACGAAGAATTGTTGCTGGTGGCGCTGTCCCGATATCCAGAAGTGGTCGAAGCGGCCGCACTCGCGCACGAGCCGCACCAATTGGCCCATTATCTGCGAGAACTGGCCAATGCCTTTCATACGTATTATAACGAGCATCGGGTCTTGGTAACGGATGATGCGTTGCGCGACGCCCGTCTCAACCTAAGCGTCGCCACGCGGCAAATCATTAAAAACGGTCTTAGCTTGTTGGGCGTTTCGGCTCCGGAGGTCATGTGA
- a CDS encoding HDOD domain-containing protein, whose product MNLPDSVRSYLDRQQFPYKLIPYPSNEALGQVAERLDIPTRRLVRAVLLQDKNELLMAILPYSHLLDFSLLCQLRDFELEPLYGAETLNFFQTRGCKGDSRPPLPAAFGISALVDTSLPGEGEIFFESGSSDCLVNMAASDFGHLLAQARWGQFAIPAEDLDFLTNQQTLTPQNLNSLTNRYTPAPTRAGLESITELPTVPQTVQQLLALRAEATPSTQDIIRLAEQNASCAAQLVYWARAPLHGFHGPVDSLETAVERVLGPDRTLALLLGSSMAQTFRMPAGGPVGLQAVWQHSIYCAALVGELVKLLPDPPCVNPGLAYLSGLLHDFGYLVLAHVLPARLYLLNRFLAVNRHVPINDAERYVMGVEHGHIGAWLMQSWNLPEEVVSAVRWHHSEEGTHPFAEYSNLVLIANRLLHYVGLGEEHNNRLPALAMFTLGITREQALAAVGQVHASMAELDTLCAVLPLPKET is encoded by the coding sequence ATGAACCTTCCCGACTCCGTTCGGAGTTATCTGGACCGGCAGCAGTTTCCCTATAAGCTGATTCCTTATCCGTCCAACGAGGCCCTGGGCCAAGTGGCGGAAAGGCTCGACATACCCACCCGTCGGCTCGTGCGCGCGGTCCTGCTGCAAGATAAAAACGAACTGCTGATGGCGATTCTGCCTTACAGCCATCTGCTGGATTTCTCATTGCTTTGCCAGTTGCGGGACTTTGAGCTGGAACCGCTGTACGGGGCCGAAACGCTAAACTTTTTTCAGACTCGCGGCTGCAAGGGAGATTCTCGGCCCCCCTTACCCGCCGCGTTCGGCATTTCCGCGCTGGTCGATACCAGCCTGCCTGGCGAGGGGGAGATTTTTTTTGAAAGCGGTAGCAGCGATTGTCTCGTCAACATGGCAGCCAGCGACTTCGGCCACCTGCTGGCTCAAGCTCGCTGGGGGCAATTTGCGATTCCGGCCGAAGATCTGGATTTTCTGACCAACCAACAGACGCTCACGCCTCAAAACCTGAACAGCCTGACCAACCGCTATACACCGGCACCCACGCGGGCTGGCTTGGAATCCATCACCGAATTACCGACCGTGCCCCAAACCGTACAACAGCTGCTGGCGCTGCGCGCCGAGGCAACCCCTTCAACCCAGGATATCATCCGACTCGCCGAACAGAACGCCAGCTGCGCCGCCCAGCTCGTCTACTGGGCGCGCGCGCCGCTGCACGGCTTTCACGGCCCGGTGGATTCGCTGGAGACCGCCGTCGAGCGGGTCTTGGGACCAGACCGCACGCTCGCTCTTTTACTGGGTTCCAGCATGGCTCAAACCTTCCGTATGCCGGCGGGCGGTCCGGTCGGCTTGCAGGCGGTTTGGCAGCACAGCATCTACTGCGCCGCGCTCGTCGGCGAACTGGTCAAGCTTCTTCCCGATCCGCCCTGCGTGAATCCGGGCTTGGCCTATCTCAGCGGGTTGTTGCACGATTTCGGTTATCTGGTGCTGGCGCATGTCCTGCCGGCCCGCCTCTATCTGCTCAACCGCTTTCTCGCCGTCAACCGGCATGTCCCGATCAACGATGCGGAGCGCTATGTCATGGGCGTCGAGCACGGCCATATCGGCGCCTGGTTGATGCAGTCCTGGAACCTGCCCGAAGAAGTGGTCTCGGCGGTGCGCTGGCATCACAGCGAGGAGGGTACCCATCCTTTCGCCGAATACTCCAATCTGGTGCTGATCGCCAATCGCCTGCTGCATTATGTCGGCTTGGGCGAGGAACATAACAACCGGCTCCCCGCGCTGGCCATGTTCACGCTCGGCATCACCCGCGAACAGGCGCTGGCGGCGGTGGGCCAAGTCCATGCCAGCATGGCGGAATTGGATACGCTGTGCGCGGTGTTACCTCTGCCTAAAGAGACCTGA
- a CDS encoding primosomal protein N': MADLILRIAVPSPLYRTFDYLPPPQCDPTTLQPGVRVRIPFGRRHVVGFLIETGNSSEMPADTLRPAQRVLDEAPVLSAEALALLHWARRYYHHPPGEVLATALPVLLRQGEPALSPAPPPQWRISGAGRAALATAARLRRAPVQRRLLEHLASCSAGVTTEALRAVARDSAALLRALHEKGWVESLTPSAALGAPAAPALGSPPTLNDAQAAAVAAVLAELEQFQVFLLEGITGSGKTEVYLRLIEAVLECGRQTLVLVPEIGLTPQLLERFRERLPGPLAVLHSGLSDRERLNAWLLARDGTAKVVVGTRSAVFVPLRAPGLIIVDEEHDSSFKQQEGFRYHARDLAVIRGRQLGIPVMLGSATPALESRHNAQRGRYRLLSLPERVGGGSEPPIDILDLRRQPLAEGLSRPLLERIRLHLDRDEQVLLFLNRRGFAPVLFCHECGWLSQCQHCDARMTLHLRRNRLICHHCGDQRAVDALCPLCGSLDLRPLGQGTERLESVLRREFPETAVTRIDRDSTRRRGSLQTLLAVIQSGGRRLLIGTQMLAKGHHFPDVTLVGIVDADQGLYGVDFRASERMAQLILQVAGRAGRADKPGTVLIQTHQPDHPLLRVLVSQGYPAFATAALAERQAALLPPFAHQALLRAEATTAEQATAFLRIGLALAEPIAEDVELLGPAPAPMERRAGRYRAQLLVQAAQRQPLHRFLERWVPLLWAERGERSVRWSLDVDPIELY, encoded by the coding sequence GTGGCCGATCTCATCTTGCGCATCGCCGTTCCTTCGCCGCTTTATCGAACCTTCGATTATTTACCTCCACCACAGTGTGATCCGACCACCCTCCAGCCTGGGGTTCGGGTGCGGATTCCGTTCGGACGCCGGCACGTCGTCGGATTTTTAATCGAGACCGGCAACAGTTCCGAGATGCCCGCCGACACGCTGCGGCCGGCCCAGCGGGTGCTTGACGAAGCGCCGGTACTCTCCGCCGAAGCACTGGCGTTGTTGCATTGGGCGCGCCGCTATTACCACCATCCGCCCGGCGAAGTGCTCGCCACCGCCTTGCCGGTATTACTGCGTCAAGGCGAGCCGGCGCTGTCGCCGGCACCCCCCCCGCAATGGCGGATCAGCGGCGCCGGGCGCGCCGCGCTCGCCACCGCGGCGCGCCTGCGGCGCGCCCCCGTCCAGCGGCGGCTACTGGAGCATCTGGCAAGCTGTTCCGCCGGGGTTACCACCGAAGCCCTACGCGCCGTCGCACGGGATAGCGCCGCCCTTTTGCGGGCGCTGCACGAAAAAGGCTGGGTGGAATCCCTCACACCCTCCGCAGCGCTGGGTGCGCCGGCTGCGCCGGCGCTTGGCTCGCCGCCGACCCTGAACGACGCTCAAGCGGCGGCGGTCGCGGCGGTCCTGGCGGAGCTGGAGCAATTTCAGGTCTTTCTGCTGGAAGGCATTACCGGCAGCGGCAAAACCGAGGTTTATCTGCGCCTGATCGAAGCGGTGCTGGAATGCGGCCGGCAAACGCTGGTGCTGGTGCCGGAAATCGGCCTGACTCCCCAGTTGCTGGAGCGCTTCCGGGAGCGGTTGCCGGGACCGCTGGCGGTGCTGCATTCCGGTTTGAGCGACCGGGAACGGCTCAACGCCTGGCTGCTGGCGCGCGACGGCACCGCCAAAGTGGTGGTCGGCACCCGCTCGGCGGTGTTCGTACCGTTGCGCGCGCCGGGCCTGATCATCGTCGACGAAGAACACGATTCCTCCTTCAAGCAACAGGAGGGGTTCCGCTACCACGCCCGCGATCTGGCGGTGATTCGGGGCCGGCAACTGGGCATTCCGGTCATGTTGGGTTCCGCCACGCCGGCGCTGGAAAGCCGCCACAACGCCCAGCGCGGCCGCTACCGGCTGCTGAGCCTGCCCGAACGGGTCGGCGGCGGCAGCGAGCCGCCGATCGACATTCTGGACCTGCGCCGCCAGCCGCTGGCCGAAGGGCTGTCGCGCCCGCTGTTGGAACGCATTCGACTCCATCTCGATCGCGACGAACAAGTGTTGCTGTTTCTCAACCGGCGCGGCTTTGCGCCGGTGTTGTTCTGTCATGAATGCGGTTGGTTGAGCCAGTGCCAGCACTGCGACGCCCGCATGACCCTGCACCTGCGCCGCAACCGCCTGATCTGCCACCATTGCGGCGATCAGCGGGCGGTGGATGCGCTCTGTCCGCTGTGCGGTAGCCTGGATCTGCGCCCGCTCGGCCAGGGGACCGAACGTCTGGAAAGCGTGCTGCGGCGCGAGTTTCCCGAGACCGCCGTCACCCGCATCGACCGCGATAGCACCCGCCGGCGCGGCAGCCTGCAAACCTTGCTCGCGGTCATTCAAAGCGGCGGACGCCGCCTGCTGATCGGGACGCAGATGCTGGCCAAGGGCCACCACTTTCCCGACGTGACGCTGGTCGGCATCGTGGACGCCGATCAAGGGCTTTACGGCGTCGATTTCCGCGCCAGCGAGCGGATGGCGCAACTGATTCTTCAGGTCGCCGGGCGGGCCGGGCGGGCCGACAAACCGGGCACGGTCCTCATCCAAACCCATCAACCCGACCATCCGTTATTGCGGGTTTTAGTGTCGCAAGGCTACCCGGCTTTCGCGACGGCGGCGCTGGCGGAGCGGCAAGCCGCGCTGCTGCCGCCCTTCGCCCACCAGGCTTTGCTGCGGGCCGAAGCCACCACCGCCGAACAGGCCACGGCTTTTCTACGGATCGGACTGGCGCTGGCGGAACCGATCGCCGAGGACGTCGAATTGCTGGGGCCGGCCCCCGCGCCGATGGAGCGCCGCGCCGGCCGCTATCGCGCCCAGCTTTTGGTGCAGGCCGCGCAGCGCCAGCCGCTCCACCGCTTCCTGGAGCGGTGGGTTCCCTTATTGTGGGCGGAGCGCGGCGAACGCAGCGTCCGCTGGTCGCTGGATGTCGACCCCATAGAGCTCTATTGA
- a CDS encoding cation acetate symporter: MKFWKNASAILALSLVAGAALAAGDVGEVKKQAVNVTAIIMFLIFVGATLGITYWAAQRTKTAKDFYAAGGGITGFQNGLAIAGDYMSAASFLGISGLVFINGYDGLIYSVGWLVGWPIIMFLMAEQLRNLGKYTYADVVSYRFQRVPMRTMAATGSLVVVILYLIGQMVGAGKLIQVLFGLDYTYAVIIVGILIVLYVTFGGMLATTWVQIIKACLLLGGATIIAFGALYVATAGSMSPEALFRRATEIHAKKDALMRPGVLVTSATEAISLGLALMFGTAGLPHILMRFFTVPNATEARKSVFYATGFIGYFYILTFLIGFGAIVLLMPADSGFMVTNAKGVLELKGGQNMAAVNLAAAVGGNFLLGFISAVAFATILAVVSGLTLAGASAISHDLYANVFAHGNVNEQQEVRVSKMATLVLGIIAILLGIAFEQQNVAYMVGLTFAVAASANFPILIASIFWSKMTTKGALLGGWLGLISSTLFVILGPTVWTDVLKLGDPIFPLKNPALFSMAISFLGIWLGSIMDNSENARQERAAFEAQDVRCQTGIGAEGASGH, translated from the coding sequence ATGAAATTTTGGAAAAATGCCAGTGCGATCTTGGCGCTGAGCCTTGTCGCCGGCGCGGCGCTGGCCGCCGGCGATGTGGGCGAAGTCAAAAAACAAGCGGTCAATGTCACCGCCATCATCATGTTCCTGATCTTTGTCGGCGCCACCCTGGGCATCACCTATTGGGCGGCGCAGCGCACCAAGACCGCCAAGGACTTCTACGCCGCCGGCGGCGGCATCACCGGCTTCCAGAACGGCTTGGCGATCGCGGGCGATTACATGTCCGCCGCCTCGTTCCTGGGCATTTCCGGGCTGGTGTTCATCAACGGCTACGACGGCTTGATCTACTCGGTGGGCTGGCTGGTCGGCTGGCCGATCATCATGTTCCTGATGGCCGAACAGCTGCGCAACCTCGGCAAGTACACCTACGCCGACGTAGTGTCCTACCGCTTCCAGCGGGTACCGATGCGCACCATGGCCGCCACCGGTTCGCTGGTGGTGGTGATCCTCTACTTGATCGGCCAAATGGTCGGCGCCGGCAAGCTGATTCAGGTGCTGTTCGGACTGGATTACACCTACGCGGTGATCATCGTCGGCATCTTGATCGTTCTCTATGTCACGTTCGGCGGGATGCTCGCAACGACTTGGGTGCAGATCATCAAGGCCTGTCTGCTGTTGGGCGGCGCGACGATCATCGCCTTCGGGGCGCTCTACGTCGCCACCGCCGGTTCCATGAGCCCGGAAGCGCTGTTCCGCCGAGCGACCGAAATCCACGCCAAAAAAGACGCCCTGATGCGACCTGGGGTGTTGGTCACCAGCGCCACCGAAGCCATTTCGCTCGGTCTGGCGTTGATGTTCGGCACCGCCGGCTTGCCCCATATCTTGATGCGGTTCTTCACCGTACCCAACGCCACCGAAGCCCGCAAATCGGTGTTCTACGCCACCGGTTTCATCGGCTATTTCTACATCCTGACCTTCCTGATCGGCTTTGGCGCCATCGTGCTGCTGATGCCGGCGGATTCCGGCTTCATGGTGACGAATGCCAAGGGCGTGCTGGAACTGAAAGGCGGCCAGAACATGGCGGCGGTCAATCTGGCGGCGGCGGTGGGCGGCAACTTTCTGCTGGGCTTCATCTCGGCGGTCGCTTTCGCCACCATTCTGGCGGTAGTGTCCGGGCTGACCTTGGCCGGCGCCTCGGCGATCTCGCACGACCTGTACGCCAACGTGTTCGCGCACGGCAATGTCAACGAGCAGCAAGAAGTCCGGGTATCGAAGATGGCCACGCTGGTGTTGGGCATCATCGCCATTCTGTTGGGCATCGCCTTCGAGCAGCAAAACGTCGCCTACATGGTCGGCCTGACCTTCGCGGTGGCGGCCAGCGCTAACTTCCCGATCCTGATTGCCTCGATCTTCTGGTCGAAGATGACCACCAAGGGCGCGCTGCTGGGCGGCTGGCTGGGTCTGATCAGCTCCACGCTGTTCGTGATTCTGGGGCCGACGGTGTGGACCGACGTGCTCAAGCTGGGCGATCCGATCTTCCCGCTCAAAAATCCGGCGCTGTTCTCGATGGCGATCTCGTTCCTGGGAATCTGGCTCGGCTCGATCATGGACAACAGCGAAAACGCCCGGCAGGAACGCGCGGCTTTCGAGGCGCAGGATGTCCGCTGTCAGACCGGCATAGGCGCCGAGGGCGCGTCCGGCCACTGA
- a CDS encoding cyclic nucleotide-binding/CBS domain-containing protein yields the protein MAISDDLDRKTFLAQLPPFNQLPESELERLAQELTVGRYAAGEALIKAGEMPAGLFIVIDGAVWETDDALSAPDSAKTFGPGSATLLCITSFYASEDTFDTRALLEGASKRSFVAAEATRCYCLPRTAFLQAVRDNPGFARFYDLTISQRPAPRQTADDVRELSAFTVTKIQDVYIHPPTYVTAEATIREAAVAMKANKTNSVLVRHGDQTGIVTATDLREAAIIERRSLDAPVGPLATYELVGMTPDDFLFNALLRMTRHNISRLVIRDGPAIHGILEQIDLLSYWSNHSHLIALQIERAHSKEELKWASRDLINVIRDLYAKGIKIRYIMQLVSELNKKMLRKLFELLVPPALLDNACLLVLGSEGREEQVLKTDQDNALILRDEFSWPELERITQEFTESLLDFGYPRCPGNIMVSNPYWAKPVAGFKEELFQWIVHPTHDSFLQFAIFFDAKAVAGDENLLRHVKDRMHRLLGDYRSFYSQFARATVAFETPLGFFTNFVLEKNRNELDIKKGGIFPIVHGVRSLALEYRLPQTNTIERITALSQRNLFEASFGTELIEAFTFMSALRTQAGLRKIGQGVPQDNYMNPKELNKLEREQLRDSFKIVNEFKKFITYHFKLGMIG from the coding sequence GTGGCCATCTCCGACGACTTGGATCGAAAAACCTTTCTCGCGCAACTGCCCCCTTTCAACCAGCTACCCGAGTCAGAACTGGAGCGGCTCGCCCAGGAATTGACGGTCGGTCGCTACGCTGCTGGTGAGGCCTTGATAAAGGCCGGGGAAATGCCGGCGGGCCTGTTTATCGTCATCGATGGCGCGGTTTGGGAAACCGACGACGCGCTGTCGGCTCCGGATTCCGCCAAGACCTTCGGACCCGGTAGCGCTACCCTGCTGTGCATCACCTCGTTTTACGCGAGTGAGGATACCTTCGATACCCGCGCCCTGCTGGAAGGCGCCAGCAAGCGTAGTTTCGTAGCCGCCGAGGCGACCCGCTGTTATTGCCTGCCCCGAACCGCCTTCCTGCAAGCCGTGCGCGACAATCCAGGCTTCGCGCGCTTCTACGATCTCACTATTTCGCAGCGGCCGGCGCCGCGCCAAACCGCTGATGACGTGCGGGAGCTGTCGGCGTTCACGGTCACCAAAATTCAGGATGTTTACATCCATCCGCCGACTTATGTCACCGCCGAGGCGACGATTCGCGAAGCCGCGGTGGCGATGAAGGCGAACAAAACCAATTCGGTGCTGGTCCGACACGGCGATCAAACCGGCATCGTGACCGCCACGGATTTGCGAGAGGCCGCCATCATCGAGCGGCGCTCCTTGGATGCGCCGGTCGGCCCGCTCGCCACCTACGAATTGGTCGGCATGACGCCGGACGACTTTCTGTTCAACGCCCTACTGCGGATGACCCGCCACAACATCAGCCGGCTGGTGATCCGCGACGGCCCCGCCATCCACGGCATCCTCGAACAGATCGACCTGCTGAGCTATTGGTCCAACCACTCGCATCTGATCGCCCTGCAAATCGAACGCGCGCATTCCAAGGAAGAACTGAAGTGGGCCAGCCGCGACCTGATCAACGTAATCCGCGATCTGTACGCCAAGGGCATCAAGATTCGCTACATCATGCAACTGGTGTCCGAGCTCAACAAAAAGATGCTGCGGAAGCTGTTCGAGCTGCTGGTGCCGCCGGCGCTGCTGGACAACGCCTGTCTGTTGGTGCTGGGCAGTGAAGGCCGCGAGGAGCAGGTGCTGAAAACCGATCAGGATAACGCGCTGATCCTGCGCGATGAGTTTTCCTGGCCCGAGCTGGAACGGATCACCCAGGAGTTCACCGAAAGCTTGCTCGATTTCGGCTACCCTCGCTGCCCCGGCAATATCATGGTGTCCAACCCCTACTGGGCCAAGCCGGTGGCGGGCTTCAAGGAAGAACTGTTTCAGTGGATCGTCCATCCCACTCACGATTCCTTCCTGCAATTCGCGATCTTTTTCGACGCCAAGGCGGTGGCCGGCGATGAAAACCTGCTGCGGCACGTCAAGGATCGGATGCACCGCCTGCTCGGCGACTATCGGTCCTTTTACAGCCAATTCGCCAGGGCCACCGTGGCGTTTGAAACACCGCTCGGTTTTTTCACCAATTTCGTGCTTGAGAAAAATCGCAATGAATTGGATATTAAGAAAGGCGGCATCTTTCCCATCGTTCACGGCGTCCGCAGCTTGGCCTTGGAGTACCGCTTACCGCAAACCAATACCATCGAACGCATCACCGCCCTGAGCCAGCGCAACCTGTTCGAAGCATCGTTTGGGACCGAATTGATCGAGGCGTTCACCTTCATGTCCGCGCTGCGCACCCAAGCCGGCCTGCGCAAGATCGGGCAAGGCGTACCGCAGGACAATTACATGAACCCTAAGGAACTGAACAAGTTGGAGCGGGAGCAGTTGCGCGATTCGTTTAAGATCGTCAATGAATTCAAAAAATTTATTACCTACCACTTCAAACTCGGGATGATCGGCTGA
- the bamB gene encoding outer membrane protein assembly factor BamB, which yields MIRRVLPLFLLVLSAGCSWFGGWFGGSDNTVPPAALKSITSPVGIQQLWETKVGSGAENQFIRLTPALADGRIYAASYDGTVTALDALSGQRLWEVTTKLPISGGVGLSDKELVLVGTDKGQVVALRQDDGQEVWRATVSSEVLAPPRAARGTVVVRTSDGKFTGLDARSGDRRWVSAHALPALSLRGNSAPVIVQNLVVAGLETGKLLVMSLDKGLPLTEKTVSPPQGRTEIERLIDIDSEPKVFGDTLYLVAYRGSVAAIDMRGGNPVWNRALSSYAGLDVDAQHVYVSDDADAVLALDRRDGGTLWNQNELSGRRLTAPAASDDYLVVGDFEGYLHWLDKNDGRIVGRIRAAGKAIIAPPLTAGNTIFVYGKNGALGAFRAGG from the coding sequence ATGATCCGTCGCGTACTCCCGCTTTTCTTGCTCGTGTTGAGCGCCGGCTGTAGCTGGTTCGGCGGCTGGTTCGGCGGTTCCGACAATACGGTTCCGCCCGCCGCCTTGAAATCCATCACCTCGCCGGTCGGGATACAGCAGCTTTGGGAGACCAAGGTCGGCTCCGGCGCGGAAAATCAATTCATCCGGCTGACGCCCGCGCTGGCGGACGGGCGAATTTATGCGGCCAGCTACGATGGCACGGTCACCGCGCTCGACGCGCTCAGCGGCCAGCGCCTGTGGGAAGTCACCACGAAATTGCCGATCTCAGGCGGGGTCGGCCTGAGCGACAAAGAGCTAGTCTTGGTCGGCACCGACAAAGGCCAAGTCGTCGCCCTGAGACAGGACGACGGCCAGGAAGTCTGGAGGGCCACGGTTTCCAGCGAGGTGCTGGCGCCGCCGCGCGCGGCCAGGGGCACCGTCGTGGTCCGCACCAGCGACGGCAAATTCACCGGTCTGGACGCCCGCTCCGGGGACCGGCGCTGGGTTTCCGCGCACGCCCTGCCCGCCCTCAGCCTGCGCGGCAATTCCGCGCCCGTCATCGTTCAGAATCTGGTCGTCGCCGGCCTGGAGACCGGTAAGCTGCTCGTCATGTCGCTCGATAAGGGGCTGCCGCTGACTGAAAAGACCGTTTCTCCACCGCAAGGCCGCACCGAAATCGAGCGGTTGATCGATATTGATTCCGAGCCGAAAGTCTTCGGCGATACCCTTTATTTGGTGGCTTATCGCGGCAGCGTTGCCGCCATCGACATGCGCGGCGGCAACCCGGTCTGGAACCGGGCGCTGTCCAGCTATGCTGGCCTTGATGTGGACGCCCAACACGTCTATGTCAGCGACGATGCCGATGCGGTGCTGGCGCTGGACCGGCGCGACGGCGGCACGCTTTGGAATCAGAACGAACTGAGCGGACGCCGGTTGACCGCCCCGGCCGCCAGCGACGATTACCTCGTGGTCGGCGACTTCGAAGGGTACCTGCATTGGCTGGACAAGAACGACGGACGCATCGTCGGGCGGATTCGCGCCGCCGGCAAAGCCATCATCGCACCCCCCCTCACGGCCGGAAACACGATCTTCGTCTACGGCAAGAACGGCGCGCTAGGTGCTTTTCGGGCCGGGGGCTGA